From the genome of Malus domestica chromosome 04, GDT2T_hap1, one region includes:
- the LOC103421871 gene encoding oxysterol-binding protein-related protein 2A-like isoform X4 — MPFHDTKEYFTEPSITCGSMKGVVNNTNKQSEAQSQTNNGEETQTEKEVQDYNYPHVERRKELPTPVEKEKGVSLWSMIKDNVGKDLTRVCLPVYFNEPISSLQKCCEDLEYSYLLDRAYEYGKMGNSLQRVLNVAAFAVSGYASSVGRHCKPFNPLLGETYEADYPDEGIRFFSEKVSHHPTLIACHCEGRGWKFWADSNIHTKFWGRSIQLDPVGVLSLQFDDGELFQWSKVTTSIYNLILGKVYCDHHGTMHIRGNRQHSCRLKFKEQSILDRNPHQVHGFVEDVTGKKVATLFGKWDESMHYVNGDGSRKLNPSDASLLWKSSKPPNVTRYNLTSFAMTLNELTPGLQEKLPPTDSRLRPDQRHLENGEYEKANAEKQRLEKRQRMSRKLQENGWKPRWFEREREDGSFRYVGGYWETRNQGQWDECPDIFGEFNEGLDEQSEGS; from the exons ATGCCATTTCATGACACAAAAGAGTATTTCACTGAACCTAGCATAACTTGTGGGTCTATGAAAGGAGTGGTAAATAACACTAATAAGCAAAGTGAAGCTCAAAGTCAAACTAATAATGGTGAGGAGACTCAAACTGAGAAGGAAGTTCAGGATTATAATTACCCACACGTTGAAAGGAGAAAAGAGCTTCCCACTCCAGTTGAGAAGGAGAAGGGGGTCAGCCTTTGGTCTATGATTAAAGACAATGTGGGAAAGGATCTCACTCGAGTATGCCTTCCTGTGTACTTTAATGAGCCAATATCATCTCTTCAGAAGTGTTGTGAGGATTTGGAGTACTCGTATCTTTTGGACCGAGCATATGAGTATGGGAAAATG GGAAACAGTCTCCAAAGGGTTCTAAATGTTGCTGCATTTGCGGTTTCTGGATATGCGTCATCTGTAGGGCGGCACTGCAAGCCATTCAATCCCTTGTTAGGGGAAACTTATGAAGCTGACTATCCTGATGAAGGAATTCGCTTCTTCTCCGAAAAG GTTAGTCACCATCCAACACTCATTGCCTGTCATTGTGAAGGTAGAGGGTGGAAGTTCTGGGCTGACAGCAATATCCACACAAAATTTTGGGGACGATCAATTCAGCTTGACCCCGTTGGAGTTCTTAGCTTGCAGTTTGATGATGGTGAACTTTTCCAGTGGAGCAAG GTCACAACAAGCATATACAATCTAATTCTTGGTAAAGTATATTGTGATCACCATGGTACAATGCATATACGTGGTAATCGTCAGCATTCATGCAGACTGAAGTTCAAAGAGCAATCGATTCTTGACCGAAATCCTCACCAG GTCCATGGATTTGTGGAAGATGTCACGGGGAAAAAGGTTGCTACATTATTTGGGAAGTGGGATGAAAGCATGCATTATGTTAATGGTGATGGGAGTCGCAAGTTAAATCCTTCAGATGCTTCATTGTTGTGGAAAAGTAGTAAACCTCCTAATGTCACACGATACAACTTAACATCATTCGCAATGACACTGAATGAGCTAACACCTGGACTGCAG GAGAAGCTCCCACCCACCGATTCCAGGCTCAGGCCGGACCAACGGCATCTAGAGAATGGAGAGTACGAAAAGGCAAATGCAGAGAAACAGCGATTGGAAAAAAGGCAAAGAATG TCGAGGAAACTACAAGAAAACGGGTGGAAACCCAGATGGTTCGAGAGAGAACGTGAAGATGGATCATTCCGCTATGTTGGTGGTTATTGGGAAACAAGGAATCAGGGACAATGGGATGAATGCCCAGACATTTTTGGTGAATTTAACGAAGGGCTGGATGAGCAATCAGAAGGGTCATGA